In the genome of Anaerohalosphaeraceae bacterium, one region contains:
- a CDS encoding filamentous hemagglutinin N-terminal domain-containing protein: protein MKTFAQSLSALTVRQATSALLIVCTLHLNIAQVRAMSGADPQTGNVSVGPIAAEGVTTVTVNAGTGSAKAVINWQDLNISDKQTLQFVRDGGAFVVLNRDLQSSATRIDGTILGNQGHIIVINQNGVVFGPTASVQAAKFTAGAMTISDQDFLTQDTLKFIVTDGAVKNLGTITAEQVALIGREVINRGIIQTPAGGFVLLASADEVYLAENQTSPVRVRLASAPETSALAVNEEGGKIEAPAGTIILAAGDLYVQALDDLKGLGASVQTETGRVGQFGTVSADAQEGDGGRIALTAGEAVVLGSESITSANAAENGDGGQVIVFSPQAALFSQDAQIRAKGGSESGDGGFVEVSGRQAIELWGHVDTTAVNGKTGTFLIDPSNIQIDSVTSPNMTWNGFQFFQNGTWSSTQHLSYAWIQNQLALSNVEITTHPGGTAAQQGWIWVRHSILWDTNTALTLNANSRIWIEAPITNSGSGAFSAVTDGLNAPGGSIYVRDDITAGSIRLNAGDPTLTTDIKSHVFIENGSNLTATEGNLEIAARENISIDGNLQANQGSVLIQADSDLLGFGDITASGTIDSAQNTELTGRNITVNQISAGGDIVLKGWEDVGYGGGVVTTTGDLNSASGNVDISIKTTPNIGGKFVESVNYDPDGLIRLGGNTYAAGDINLHNNTWVNGNGEQILLAGRTLQAEGFVRKCTAGDLWLIGLGFDELYRSINLLYDDYGPALSTHQGNLWVIGQYDIQVAGDVTTFGPDCCGWSPTPGCFYGVWPTGGVLLYSMTGRIYTDDLDGLNVNITGSSDHWGGLGIFNPLYYFNSDIQYEQFDRLAIAVISADDLVLGPSSSLNAFGRYYDDVDDRDSLLLVDGPAEIGGYDRNPGEPFDAAIYTASTDGNVQINMSTQIRSCQAMPALYALMVDEGPDGKVPVDESGTAKGAMVIDAYDTITFGTNFKNSLAGNGITSDVGGRLEVVSRITEWLSDAYGRLPYADPAEGEGPFPAGYNYVFRGAGLENPEITDGRAWVLEDPAAPAGEVAPLYRPEEPRLGGCPLEMDAAAAELGIHSDQLQVAIANSLALNPTLNPCSACAQLITAANILKDSERMTAVAAVFEQIAPADMPFTPEMGAAIASAFSQNAQTDSRYASAMEFVDAFVRYVTILDRQIQAPIGDPVTFALNRYGTSLLETGNSNITAYLLTQIQQ, encoded by the coding sequence ATGAAAACTTTTGCTCAGTCTCTTTCGGCTCTTACGGTACGTCAGGCCACCTCTGCCCTGCTGATTGTCTGCACGCTTCACCTGAACATCGCTCAGGTCCGGGCAATGAGCGGAGCGGACCCGCAGACCGGCAATGTCTCCGTCGGTCCCATCGCTGCCGAGGGAGTCACCACGGTGACGGTCAATGCCGGCACCGGTTCCGCCAAGGCCGTCATCAACTGGCAGGACCTGAACATCAGCGACAAGCAGACTTTGCAGTTCGTCCGGGACGGCGGTGCTTTTGTCGTCCTCAACCGGGATTTGCAGTCATCAGCCACCCGAATCGACGGCACGATTCTCGGCAATCAGGGACATATCATTGTCATAAACCAGAACGGCGTCGTCTTCGGCCCGACCGCTTCGGTTCAGGCCGCTAAGTTTACCGCCGGAGCGATGACCATCAGCGACCAGGACTTCCTGACGCAGGACACCCTGAAGTTTATCGTCACCGACGGAGCCGTCAAAAACCTCGGCACCATTACCGCCGAGCAGGTGGCTCTGATTGGGCGGGAAGTCATCAACCGCGGAATCATCCAAACTCCGGCCGGCGGCTTTGTCCTGCTGGCCTCGGCGGATGAAGTGTACCTGGCCGAAAATCAAACCAGCCCCGTGCGGGTCCGGCTGGCTTCCGCTCCGGAAACTTCGGCTCTGGCGGTTAACGAAGAGGGCGGAAAAATCGAAGCCCCGGCCGGCACGATTATTCTGGCCGCCGGCGACCTGTACGTGCAGGCCCTTGATGACCTCAAAGGCCTGGGGGCCTCCGTGCAGACCGAAACGGGCCGCGTCGGCCAGTTTGGCACAGTGTCTGCGGATGCCCAAGAGGGTGACGGCGGCCGGATTGCCCTGACGGCCGGCGAAGCAGTCGTTCTCGGCTCTGAGAGCATCACCTCCGCCAATGCCGCCGAAAACGGCGACGGCGGACAGGTGATTGTCTTTTCTCCGCAGGCCGCTCTCTTCAGCCAGGATGCTCAAATCCGGGCCAAAGGCGGTTCCGAATCCGGCGACGGCGGTTTCGTCGAGGTCTCCGGTCGGCAGGCAATCGAACTGTGGGGGCATGTGGACACAACAGCCGTCAACGGAAAGACCGGAACATTCCTGATAGATCCCTCAAATATCCAAATCGATTCAGTCACCAGTCCCAATATGACATGGAATGGTTTTCAGTTCTTCCAGAATGGAACATGGTCTTCCACACAGCATCTCAGTTATGCCTGGATACAAAACCAGCTGGCCTTAAGCAATGTGGAAATAACAACCCATCCGGGCGGAACCGCCGCTCAGCAGGGCTGGATTTGGGTTCGTCATTCAATTCTTTGGGACACCAACACTGCTCTGACCCTGAACGCTAACAGCAGAATCTGGATCGAAGCCCCTATCACCAATAGCGGCTCCGGTGCCTTTTCTGCCGTCACAGATGGACTGAACGCTCCGGGCGGAAGCATCTACGTCCGGGATGACATCACTGCCGGAAGCATTCGGCTAAACGCCGGCGACCCAACACTCACAACGGACATCAAGTCTCACGTCTTTATTGAAAACGGTTCCAATCTTACCGCCACAGAAGGCAATCTCGAAATTGCCGCTCGAGAAAACATCTCCATTGACGGAAATCTTCAGGCCAATCAGGGTTCCGTTCTCATTCAAGCGGATTCCGATCTGCTTGGTTTCGGAGACATCACGGCTTCCGGGACCATAGACAGTGCACAGAATACTGAACTGACCGGACGCAATATCACAGTAAACCAAATCAGCGCCGGCGGAGATATCGTTCTGAAAGGATGGGAAGATGTCGGATACGGCGGAGGAGTGGTCACAACAACCGGCGACCTTAACAGCGCTTCCGGAAACGTTGATATCTCCATCAAAACAACTCCCAACATTGGCGGCAAGTTTGTGGAATCGGTCAATTACGACCCCGATGGTCTCATTCGTCTGGGCGGCAATACATATGCCGCAGGCGATATCAATCTCCACAATAACACATGGGTCAATGGAAATGGAGAACAGATTCTTTTAGCAGGAAGAACTCTCCAGGCCGAAGGTTTCGTCCGCAAATGCACTGCCGGAGACCTCTGGCTTATTGGGTTGGGATTCGACGAACTGTATCGCTCCATCAACCTGCTTTACGACGATTATGGCCCGGCCCTCAGCACGCATCAGGGAAATCTCTGGGTCATCGGCCAATATGATATCCAAGTTGCCGGCGATGTGACCACCTTCGGCCCGGATTGCTGCGGCTGGTCGCCCACACCCGGCTGTTTTTATGGTGTCTGGCCCACCGGCGGAGTCCTGCTTTACTCCATGACCGGACGTATTTACACCGATGACCTGGACGGACTGAATGTGAACATTACCGGCAGCTCCGACCACTGGGGCGGCTTGGGTATCTTTAATCCGTTGTATTACTTCAATTCCGACATCCAGTACGAGCAGTTCGACCGGCTGGCTATCGCCGTCATCAGTGCCGATGACCTTGTTCTCGGCCCCTCCAGTTCTCTGAATGCCTTCGGAAGATACTATGACGATGTCGATGACCGTGACTCCCTTCTTCTGGTGGATGGGCCCGCGGAAATCGGCGGCTATGACCGCAATCCGGGCGAGCCATTCGATGCCGCCATCTATACAGCCAGCACTGACGGCAATGTTCAAATCAATATGAGTACCCAGATTCGCTCCTGCCAAGCAATGCCCGCATTGTATGCTCTGATGGTCGATGAAGGTCCCGATGGAAAAGTGCCGGTAGACGAATCCGGAACGGCTAAAGGTGCGATGGTCATCGATGCCTACGATACCATCACCTTCGGAACCAACTTCAAAAACTCGCTGGCCGGCAACGGCATCACCAGCGACGTCGGCGGCCGCCTGGAGGTTGTCTCCCGCATCACCGAGTGGCTCTCGGACGCCTACGGACGGCTGCCTTATGCCGACCCGGCGGAAGGAGAAGGCCCCTTCCCAGCCGGCTACAACTATGTTTTCCGCGGAGCCGGTCTGGAAAATCCGGAGATTACGGACGGCCGGGCCTGGGTCCTCGAAGACCCGGCGGCTCCTGCCGGCGAAGTCGCCCCGCTCTATCGGCCCGAAGAACCGCGTCTGGGCGGATGTCCTCTTGAAATGGACGCGGCAGCGGCGGAACTGGGCATCCATTCCGACCAGCTCCAGGTGGCGATTGCCAACTCGCTGGCCCTGAACCCGACCCTGAACCCCTGCAGTGCCTGTGCTCAGTTGATTACGGCTGCCAACATCCTCAAAGACAGCGAGCGGATGACGGCTGTCGCAGCCGTCTTCGAGCAAATCGCCCCGGCGGATATGCCCTTTACACCCGAAATGGGAGCCGCTATCGCCTCGGCCTTCTCCCAGAATGCTCAAACCGACAGCCGCTATGCCTCTGCGATGGAGTTCGTGGATGCCTTTGTCCGGTATGTCACCATCCTCGACCGTCAGATTCAGGCGCCCATCGGTGACCCGGTGACCTTCGCCTTGAACCGCTACGGCACCTCGCTGCTGGAAACCGGCAACAGCAACATCACGGCTTACCTGCTGACGCAGATTCAGCAGTAA
- a CDS encoding HAMP domain-containing sensor histidine kinase, translating into MKSLRSWLSGAAAEAVRSVRIRSLSLAEKCRLLFGGAMLLTLLLALSIPYFWMGKLAQKSVLDAGRAITELIFERHFQQISAREGGRPLLTELGHPADPNEYVVRWIRLDQTEQQRRSLEALTKTQLDKLEELLADEHVQDAVWYDEQSHPPRNHYLRLVRAQDTCLQCHSKEGSAVPFNLNQQVGVLVVRMLPRETARTALMNRLCMIFAGLIAGTGAVIAFYMITQRVILRPVRQLRGLVNNIAEGNLEIRSAIKTGDEFERLSDAFNHMLDNLLQSQKKLQEANRQLDAKIAELSEKNIELYKANKLKSEFLANMSHEFRTPLNAILGFAQLLYEKPASDPDKCRRWAENILTSGRSLLNLINDLLDLAKAESGKMVLHIEKTSITELCEGLVAFFSPLTEQKRLKVRLQMEDNLPLVQTDPGKVQQILYNLLSNAVKFTPEEGRIHIQVSRPDERSVRISIADTGPGIPKDQQEHIFEKFRQLDGSLTRKEPGTGLGLAICKQLAELLAGTIEVESDVGKGSIFSLTIPMALPKGAESSGQGAG; encoded by the coding sequence ATGAAATCTCTGCGGTCATGGCTGTCTGGCGCGGCTGCCGAAGCCGTCCGTTCGGTGCGGATTCGTTCGCTTTCCCTGGCGGAAAAGTGCCGGCTGCTGTTTGGGGGAGCGATGCTGCTGACGCTGCTTTTGGCACTTTCCATTCCCTATTTCTGGATGGGCAAACTGGCTCAAAAGAGTGTTCTGGATGCGGGGCGGGCGATTACGGAACTGATTTTTGAACGGCATTTTCAGCAAATCTCTGCGCGAGAGGGAGGACGGCCGCTTCTGACGGAGCTGGGGCATCCGGCGGACCCGAATGAATATGTGGTTCGGTGGATTCGGCTGGACCAGACGGAACAGCAGCGGCGTTCCCTGGAGGCCCTGACGAAAACGCAGCTGGATAAGCTGGAGGAGCTGCTTGCGGATGAACATGTTCAGGATGCCGTCTGGTATGACGAACAGTCTCATCCGCCTCGCAATCATTACCTCCGTCTGGTGCGGGCGCAGGATACGTGCCTGCAGTGCCATTCCAAGGAAGGGTCAGCCGTGCCGTTTAATCTCAATCAGCAGGTTGGTGTGCTGGTGGTGCGGATGCTGCCTCGTGAGACGGCCCGGACGGCCCTGATGAATCGTCTGTGTATGATTTTTGCCGGATTGATTGCGGGCACGGGCGCGGTGATTGCGTTTTATATGATTACGCAGCGGGTGATTCTGCGTCCGGTGCGGCAGCTTCGGGGGCTGGTGAACAATATTGCCGAGGGGAATTTGGAAATTCGCAGTGCGATTAAAACGGGAGATGAATTTGAACGGCTCTCGGATGCGTTCAATCACATGCTGGACAATCTGCTGCAGTCGCAGAAGAAGCTTCAGGAGGCCAATCGGCAGCTGGACGCCAAGATTGCGGAGCTGTCGGAAAAGAACATCGAACTGTACAAGGCCAACAAACTCAAGAGTGAGTTTTTAGCCAATATGTCGCATGAGTTTCGCACGCCCCTGAACGCCATTTTGGGTTTTGCACAGCTGCTGTATGAGAAGCCGGCGTCGGACCCGGACAAATGCCGCCGCTGGGCGGAGAATATCCTTACCAGCGGACGGTCTTTGCTGAATCTGATTAACGACCTGCTCGATTTGGCCAAGGCGGAATCCGGCAAAATGGTCCTGCACATCGAAAAGACCAGCATCACGGAATTGTGCGAGGGACTGGTGGCGTTCTTTTCTCCCTTGACGGAGCAGAAACGGCTGAAGGTTCGGCTTCAGATGGAGGACAATCTGCCGCTGGTGCAGACGGACCCGGGCAAGGTTCAGCAGATTTTGTACAATCTGCTCAGCAACGCCGTCAAATTTACGCCGGAAGAGGGGCGGATTCATATCCAGGTCAGCCGGCCGGATGAACGAAGTGTGCGGATTTCGATAGCGGATACCGGGCCGGGCATTCCGAAGGACCAGCAGGAGCATATCTTTGAGAAGTTTCGCCAGCTGGACGGTTCCCTGACGCGAAAGGAGCCGGGCACGGGTCTGGGGCTGGCTATCTGCAAGCAGCTGGCGGAACTGCTGGCCGGGACGATTGAAGTTGAAAGCGACGTCGGCAAAGGGTCGATTTTTTCGCTGACAATCCCGATGGCCCTGCCTAAAGGAGCGGAGTCAAGCGGTCAGGGAGCAGGATAA
- the aspS gene encoding aspartate--tRNA ligase produces MKRTHHCGMLRPEHIGQEVALCGWVNSYRDHGNLVFVDLRDRSGLVQIVFDPECDADSHQLARILRCEWVIACEGKVRARGAGLENPKLDTGQIEVVIHRLTVLNTAKTPPFDPDTVEQVNEELRLAYRYIDLRRRSMQKRLQVRHRVTKIARDYFDQQGFWEIETPMLGKSTPEGARDFLVPSRLCKGMFYALPQSPQLFKQILMVAGCERYFQIVRCFRDEDPRADRQAEFTQIDVEMSFVTADDVMTVNERLIARIFQEILGVQVPLPVPRMTYQQAMEEYGIDRPDLRFEMKLKDISDIAAACSFKVFTDAVQKGGIVKGLCAPGGGKYSRSDIEKTLTDFVSDLGAKGLAWFKVAPSETGQGLELKSNLVKFFTPQQQQEILKRFDAKADDLILMVADKPAIVNKALAPLRVRLGKELGLIKENDFRFTWVVDFPLFEWNEEENRYDSMHHPFTAPIPEDLPKLDTDPAHIRSQAYDLVVNGSEVGGGSIRIHQPAVQAKVFDLLKITRKQAEDRFGFFLKALEYGAPPHGGIAFGLDRLVMLLTGTDNIRDVIAFPKTQRGQCLLTGAPSEVDLSQLQELNLRVQRHHQEPKNQAEMQ; encoded by the coding sequence TTGAAACGAACACATCATTGCGGGATGCTCCGTCCGGAGCATATCGGTCAGGAAGTGGCACTCTGCGGATGGGTCAATTCCTACCGCGATCATGGGAATCTGGTTTTTGTCGATTTGCGGGACCGCAGCGGCCTGGTTCAGATTGTATTTGACCCGGAATGCGATGCGGACAGTCACCAGCTGGCCCGGATCCTTCGCTGTGAATGGGTGATTGCCTGCGAGGGCAAGGTCCGCGCCCGCGGGGCCGGATTGGAGAATCCGAAGCTGGATACCGGACAGATTGAAGTGGTCATTCATCGGCTGACGGTCCTGAATACTGCCAAGACTCCGCCGTTTGACCCGGATACTGTTGAGCAGGTCAACGAAGAGCTGCGTTTGGCGTATCGGTACATTGACCTGCGCCGCCGTTCGATGCAGAAGCGGCTGCAGGTACGTCATCGTGTGACAAAGATTGCACGCGACTATTTTGACCAGCAGGGGTTCTGGGAGATAGAAACCCCGATGCTCGGCAAAAGCACTCCGGAAGGGGCGCGGGATTTTCTGGTTCCCAGCCGGCTGTGCAAAGGGATGTTTTACGCTCTGCCGCAGTCGCCGCAGCTGTTCAAACAAATCCTGATGGTGGCCGGCTGTGAGCGCTATTTCCAGATTGTCCGCTGCTTCCGGGATGAGGACCCGCGAGCCGACCGGCAGGCGGAGTTTACCCAGATTGATGTCGAAATGAGTTTTGTGACCGCTGACGATGTGATGACGGTCAACGAACGGCTGATTGCCCGTATTTTCCAGGAGATTCTGGGGGTTCAGGTCCCGCTGCCGGTGCCGCGAATGACCTACCAGCAGGCGATGGAGGAATACGGCATCGACCGGCCGGATTTGCGCTTTGAGATGAAACTGAAGGATATCAGCGATATTGCGGCGGCCTGTTCCTTCAAGGTCTTTACGGATGCGGTTCAGAAGGGCGGAATCGTCAAGGGACTCTGTGCGCCGGGAGGCGGAAAATATTCACGAAGCGATATCGAAAAAACCCTGACGGATTTTGTGTCCGATTTGGGAGCCAAGGGACTGGCCTGGTTTAAGGTGGCCCCGTCGGAAACCGGACAGGGGCTGGAGCTCAAGAGCAACCTGGTCAAGTTTTTTACGCCCCAGCAGCAGCAGGAGATTCTGAAACGGTTTGATGCCAAGGCGGACGATTTGATTCTGATGGTGGCGGACAAGCCGGCGATTGTCAATAAGGCCCTGGCGCCGCTTCGAGTTCGGCTGGGCAAGGAACTGGGCCTGATTAAAGAGAATGATTTTCGGTTTACGTGGGTGGTGGATTTCCCGCTGTTTGAGTGGAATGAGGAGGAGAATCGGTATGATTCCATGCATCACCCGTTCACAGCCCCGATACCGGAGGATTTGCCCAAACTGGATACTGACCCGGCCCATATCCGCTCCCAGGCCTATGATTTGGTTGTCAATGGTTCGGAGGTCGGCGGGGGCTCGATTCGTATCCACCAGCCGGCTGTACAGGCTAAGGTGTTTGATTTGCTGAAAATTACACGAAAGCAGGCCGAAGACCGGTTCGGATTCTTCCTGAAGGCCCTCGAATACGGGGCACCGCCGCATGGGGGAATCGCCTTTGGTCTGGACCGGCTGGTGATGCTGCTGACGGGTACGGATAATATTCGGGATGTGATTGCTTTCCCGAAAACCCAGCGGGGGCAGTGTCTGCTGACCGGAGCACCCAGCGAGGTGGACCTATCCCAGCTTCAGGAATTGAATCTTCGCGTTCAGCGGCATCATCAGGAGCCCAAGAATCAGGCGGAAATGCAGTAA
- a CDS encoding tetratricopeptide repeat protein encodes MRTFKNISRWAGLMFLMLSSALSASFQQDQLPSRKLRSIARLYMAYGQYDKAEGYLLRALQHSQSDDASDSERAICMIDLATLYSYQDRLAESEELFWRGLAAQQNALGPDHPYVAHTLRNLTAVYIRQHRLDRAAETLEWAFDIILKHHTPDNRILTPFYIDQAALLTQLGAWDEAEAIFTEMLEKVTVEFGQNHLYTAQVRKGLAELYLETGQYELAAQQLRQVLAVQQIIYGQTHRTLLDSYLLGAKICRLQGDLQQMQTYFDKALSTVISSGDTVSVARLYEQIDKIRSDDFIIAAAAAGSNSSSETAG; translated from the coding sequence ATGCGGACCTTCAAAAACATATCCCGTTGGGCAGGTCTGATGTTTCTTATGCTCTCCTCCGCTCTTTCTGCCTCGTTTCAACAGGACCAACTCCCTTCACGAAAGCTCCGCAGTATTGCCCGCCTTTATATGGCCTACGGCCAGTACGATAAAGCCGAAGGATATCTGCTGCGTGCCCTTCAGCACAGTCAGTCCGATGACGCCTCAGACAGCGAAAGAGCTATCTGCATGATCGATTTGGCAACTCTTTATTCGTATCAGGACCGTTTGGCTGAGTCCGAAGAACTTTTCTGGAGGGGGTTGGCCGCCCAGCAAAACGCTCTCGGTCCCGACCATCCATACGTGGCCCATACCCTTCGGAATCTGACGGCGGTCTATATTCGCCAGCATCGCCTCGACCGAGCGGCGGAGACTCTCGAATGGGCCTTCGACATCATTTTAAAACATCACACACCTGACAATCGAATCCTGACCCCCTTTTACATCGATCAGGCTGCTCTTCTCACTCAGTTGGGGGCCTGGGATGAAGCCGAAGCAATCTTTACAGAAATGCTCGAGAAAGTGACAGTGGAATTCGGACAGAATCATCTTTATACCGCCCAGGTTCGAAAAGGACTGGCCGAATTATACCTCGAAACCGGACAATATGAACTTGCTGCACAACAGCTCCGGCAGGTTTTAGCAGTCCAGCAGATAATTTACGGCCAAACTCACCGAACTCTGCTGGATTCCTATCTGCTTGGAGCAAAAATCTGCCGCCTTCAGGGTGATTTGCAGCAAATGCAGACCTATTTCGACAAGGCCTTATCGACCGTAATCTCCTCCGGTGACACTGTGTCAGTGGCCCGACTTTATGAACAAATAGACAAAATCCGTTCTGACGACTTTATCATCGCCGCCGCCGCTGCAGGATCTAACTCCTCATCCGAAACTGCCGGATAA
- a CDS encoding ShlB/FhaC/HecB family hemolysin secretion/activation protein, translated as MNRAWRPKVHCHFFIHKLKTVHISGLACGFLIPLAGLLSAAKEEFAEPAVSTEQEILETIAEQEKKTETKTTQAKGRISPEALVEFLPADDTPRYSIRQIQIQGNQILTTSELLRNIPAVFDSTGRYQLPAEPAALYDFREIRLLAAGAETPRTVSARSIQGFTQYILQVYQRHNYAGIYVYVPAEAFAPEGAIRQGILPIRILEAEVRKVSSQTFTPNLQPASQTYLREGLMEDWSPVKSGSVLNQKKLNDFLGVMNLNPDRYVSALISKGTEPNALSVQYNVYEANPWHWFLQVDNSGTDDRKWAPRIGLIHTNALGFDDRFTAIYQAKPEHGFEDEFSVYSSYDFPLLTPFLRASLFGAYSEYNSQGLGTFDFLGRGYFYGTQLRWHTLQHNGWFFDVTGTLIQEESRTSPLLVQTSEVRMDLWGWGIELYKTEDRAETFVGFSQLQSYETSGDFLTVRGSGAADEDFAVYTTTLRHSRYLDPGKVHRLSSSFSWTTSDGRLVPSRMSAYGGMYTVRGYDEYEVIADGGILASLQYEYDIVQADRAGYGTDQSGTPQPKPFLRKLAPAVFIDYGQARIEDALPLETTDTELCSVGGGIITELGNHLTGTVYAGYPLIATENTREGKGRLHAGILIRW; from the coding sequence ATGAACCGAGCTTGGAGGCCGAAAGTACACTGTCACTTTTTTATTCACAAACTCAAGACAGTCCATATCTCCGGACTGGCCTGCGGATTCCTGATTCCTCTTGCCGGCCTTCTGTCGGCTGCCAAAGAAGAGTTTGCTGAACCCGCCGTCAGCACCGAGCAGGAAATCCTCGAAACAATTGCCGAACAGGAAAAAAAGACTGAAACAAAAACAACACAGGCCAAAGGAAGAATCTCTCCCGAAGCCCTCGTCGAGTTCCTGCCTGCGGATGATACGCCTCGTTATTCCATCCGGCAGATTCAGATTCAGGGAAATCAGATTCTGACCACATCAGAACTTCTGCGGAACATTCCCGCTGTCTTTGACAGCACCGGACGTTATCAGCTTCCTGCAGAACCGGCTGCTCTTTATGACTTTCGGGAAATCCGGCTGCTGGCCGCCGGGGCGGAAACTCCCCGCACTGTTTCCGCACGCTCCATTCAGGGTTTCACCCAATACATCCTTCAGGTCTATCAGCGGCACAACTATGCGGGCATCTATGTTTACGTCCCTGCAGAGGCCTTTGCTCCGGAAGGAGCAATTCGACAGGGAATTCTGCCGATTCGAATCCTCGAAGCCGAGGTTCGCAAGGTCAGCAGTCAAACGTTCACCCCCAATCTCCAGCCGGCTTCTCAAACCTACTTGCGGGAAGGGTTGATGGAGGACTGGTCCCCTGTCAAAAGCGGTTCCGTCCTGAATCAGAAAAAACTCAATGACTTTCTCGGCGTGATGAACCTGAACCCGGACCGCTATGTGTCCGCCCTAATCAGCAAAGGCACCGAGCCCAACGCCCTGTCTGTTCAGTACAATGTCTATGAAGCCAATCCCTGGCACTGGTTCCTTCAGGTGGACAATTCCGGAACCGACGACCGCAAATGGGCCCCTCGCATCGGCCTGATTCACACCAACGCCCTCGGATTTGATGACCGGTTTACCGCCATCTACCAGGCCAAGCCCGAGCACGGTTTCGAAGATGAATTCTCCGTGTACAGCAGCTACGACTTTCCGCTGCTGACACCATTCCTGAGGGCCAGTCTGTTCGGGGCCTACAGTGAATACAACAGCCAGGGACTGGGCACATTCGACTTCCTGGGACGCGGCTATTTCTACGGCACGCAGCTTCGCTGGCACACCCTCCAGCACAACGGCTGGTTCTTTGACGTAACCGGCACCCTCATTCAGGAGGAAAGCCGCACCAGTCCGCTGCTCGTGCAGACCTCTGAAGTCCGAATGGACCTGTGGGGCTGGGGCATCGAACTGTACAAAACTGAAGACCGTGCGGAGACGTTTGTGGGCTTTTCCCAGCTGCAGTCGTATGAAACATCCGGCGACTTCCTGACCGTCCGCGGTTCCGGAGCCGCCGATGAGGACTTCGCTGTATATACCACCACCCTCCGCCACAGCCGGTATCTCGACCCGGGCAAAGTCCACCGGCTCAGCAGCTCTTTTTCCTGGACAACCTCCGACGGCCGGCTGGTTCCTTCGCGGATGTCGGCCTACGGCGGAATGTACACGGTCCGCGGCTATGATGAGTATGAAGTCATTGCCGACGGAGGCATCCTGGCTTCGCTGCAATACGAATATGATATTGTTCAGGCCGACCGGGCCGGCTACGGAACCGACCAGTCTGGAACGCCTCAGCCCAAGCCGTTCCTGCGCAAACTGGCACCGGCTGTATTCATCGATTACGGTCAGGCCCGAATCGAAGACGCCCTGCCTTTGGAAACCACAGATACTGAACTGTGCTCCGTCGGCGGCGGAATCATCACCGAACTGGGCAATCATTTAACCGGTACGGTCTATGCCGGATATCCGTTAATTGCGACAGAAAATACCCGAGAAGGGAAAGGTCGGCTGCACGCCGGCATTTTGATACGCTGGTAA
- a CDS encoding SpoVG family protein yields MEISEVRVKLVANQDDRLKAFCSMTLDNEFVVRDIKIIEGAGGLFVAMPSRKMSDHCGKCGGKNSLKAKFCSNCGAKLQDNRVKQDQQGRMKLHADIAHPINAACRKKIQDAILAAYHQEVEKSKQPGYQPVDLDTPEPD; encoded by the coding sequence ATGGAAATCAGCGAAGTCAGAGTCAAACTTGTGGCCAATCAGGATGATCGGCTGAAGGCGTTCTGCTCGATGACGCTCGACAATGAGTTCGTCGTGCGGGACATCAAGATTATTGAGGGAGCAGGGGGGCTTTTTGTGGCAATGCCGTCCCGGAAGATGTCCGATCACTGCGGCAAATGCGGCGGCAAAAACAGCTTAAAGGCCAAATTCTGCAGCAATTGCGGAGCCAAACTGCAGGACAATCGGGTTAAACAGGATCAGCAGGGACGGATGAAACTTCACGCGGATATTGCTCACCCCATTAATGCGGCCTGCCGGAAAAAAATTCAGGATGCTATCCTGGCGGCCTATCATCAGGAGGTCGAAAAATCCAAACAGCCGGGATACCAGCCGGTTGATTTGGATACACCTGAACCGGATTAA
- a CDS encoding cupin domain-containing protein, producing MIIKNIENVPAEAVQMEGAKDVKVRVIFGPKDKAPTFAMRLFEVGPGGHTPFHQHNFEHEVVVLAGEVAVVREDGAVPLKVHDALLVAANEVHQFRNLSSSMPARFLCLVPIAYQK from the coding sequence ATGATTATTAAAAATATCGAGAATGTGCCGGCAGAAGCGGTTCAGATGGAAGGTGCGAAGGATGTAAAGGTGCGAGTGATTTTCGGGCCGAAGGATAAAGCGCCTACCTTTGCGATGCGGCTATTTGAAGTCGGTCCCGGCGGGCATACTCCCTTTCATCAGCACAATTTTGAGCATGAGGTTGTGGTGCTGGCGGGTGAGGTTGCCGTCGTTCGGGAGGATGGAGCTGTTCCTTTAAAGGTCCATGATGCCCTGTTGGTGGCGGCTAATGAAGTGCATCAGTTTCGGAATCTGTCATCCTCGATGCCGGCACGGTTTCTTTGTTTGGTGCCGATAGCGTATCAAAAATAA